Below is a window of Rhea pennata isolate bPtePen1 chromosome 2, bPtePen1.pri, whole genome shotgun sequence DNA.
TCCCTCCTTTCTAGTGCTCAGGCATCTTGCTTTAGGTCAACATAAACTGCTGTCAGCCACAGTGCACAGCTCTTGGGAAGAAAATACAACGAAACCacttttgcaaattaaaaatcaggtcaccttttttttttttataaagacaACGTGAAGAGGTGATAGTGGTGGGCAGCAGCCCTGCTTTATACAATATTCTAGTGATTTTGAGCACACTTTCAGAAGGGGGAAAGACTGAAATTCAATTTCATGTTCTGCCCTGGGGACAGGGAAAGTTAACCTTCCCATTTATCACTTGTAGCCTTTTGTAGGGTGAGGGCTTTCACTCCTGCTCTTGCTAAAAGTGATCTGCAgtgcagaaaagagagaattaaaGAGAGAACTTCTCTGCAAAACTTCCACTATTCAGAGCACTAAGCCAGGAGCGACAGAGACTTCATCACAGTCCATACCCCTGTGACTGCATCTTGCATAAACCTATTTCTGACTCAGGAGTGAagttctgaagcaaaaaaatgcaaatatcacTTTTAAGAAGCTCCTCTCCGTTATCTGAGGTCTAATATGTTCTGGGAGTAGCCATTGGGTCTGAGGCAGGATCTTGCTTGCTGGACACCCCAGCCCCTGAGCATGGGACACgagctgctttgctttgtctGCTTAGAGAAACTTTTGGGTATACAAAAGACATAGAGCTTCAAGAATCTAGAAATATtatccttaaaagaaaaatgcaaaagtttCAGGATATTGATTCAGATTCCTGACTCCTATTTTAGGTTTATCATGTTCTTTTTCGGATCTAAAATCAGGCACTCCAAAACTCAGACACTTTTGCAGTCACAGAGAGCACAGCCTAGTGCCTCATGCACTGTGTTCAGAAACGCATACAAAGCCTCTGCCTAAGCTAGAAACTAAATGCTGTGGTGGAGTCCCACCTGAGGTCCTAAACCTTAAAAGCTACTGTCTCCATTCTGAGAGTCTTACTCTCTGTCATACCCATAAGACAGATCTCAAGGATGGCTTCAACTACAAAAGAGCTAAGATCTCTGCAAAACTTTCAGCAGAAGTGTAACTTGTGACAGCTGTATTTGCTCCACATGGCTATGCTCAAAGTGTTCTTGCTTGAACTGACTGGCTCAGTGTTTTGTGAGAGATACTACAGCTCTTTCTGGTCAGGATCAAGCATAGTTTGTCGTATCATTTTTTGTAGTTGTGGATGTGCACCCTGTGGAAGGTTTTGACAAATTAAGAATCGTTACGCTACTGATATAACATCTTACTATGATGAACAGCTCTCATAACCTTCAGTAAAAAGCTTCTCCATGGCTGGTGTGAATATTCAGTAGTGGGGAGAACACAGGTCCCACAGCATTCCTGGAGTTTTTTCTgccacaaaacagcacaaaacaaaCAGTTGTACAGATTTTTCCAAAAACTCCCTGTGAGTTCCcatgttctttcatttctctctctcacagaCAGTACATCTGTTCCTTTAGCAGTTGCTGGCAGACAAGACAAGTCTGGGTGCCAGCTAATACTATATGATCTTCTGCTGAATtcattttccacttttaaaattaaattatggGACAGATCCTCATCAGATTTAATACAGCATTTGCCTATTAACCAGCTGATGGTCTGGTCTTGTGCagagattatttttcctcttcctttggaGCAAGAAAATAACCAAAGAGAGTTAGATTTTTATCTGACATGTAAAGTCAATGAAAACATTGATTGCTTTTGCCTGATGCATCCATCGTGAGAGAAATTActacagttttcaaaatgagctagagaaaaaaacacatcattaaaaaaaagaaaacaaacaaagataGATTGTAAAAGATActataaatcttttatttctttttagtcaCTATGCAATGCCCttcattttgaaggaaatggTACAATCAATGATCTGTACTTCTTTCTCAGGAAAAGAAGTGATCTTTGCACTAACAATTCAACATTTACCGACAAAAGACAGCTTACAGAAAAGGCTcatggagaaataaaaaatcattaCTTTGTGATTACACTTGTTACTGTGAATGATTCTATGAATTGTTACAATACCAGAAACTTTGTGTATTTAAAGAAAGTTGCTAATTCAATATTAATGAAACATCTAAACCACTGCTGTTCGAAGTTACCCTGatctcttcttttcactgctaggaaaaaaaaaaaaaaaaaaaaagtctgtaaggTGGCCAAGTCAACACATACACTCAAACAACAGTAGCTTTCTTATAAATAGAAACTGCTGTTGGAAACAATGCATTTCCTACCTCTACTTAGTTACTCATCTCTGATCtgttataaaaaaattaaaattttgttttcaaaaactaTTTGTTCCTATATGGCTGTTATAATTACGGTTGGTACAGTTAGTTGTCGGGAAAGCATGGGGGTGGCAAATCACTTGACAAAAACCCTCACACACCCAAGGACAGACCTTTGGTAAGACCCAacccaagggaaaaaagaaaaagaaaattattatattcaaaatatgaaatgtattcATCCTACAATATCATCTATTTTAGTACTAGAAATAGGAtattgaatttaaatttaaaaaagtaatagttTGCCTGGAGTTTCATTAATAGAAATAACTGAAAGTTTACCCTAAAAGTCTAGAATGCTGagtctgaagaaaatattttttcgAAGTAAGAAAATACGGTTTTTCAAATAGCTTTTGGGTTTCTTCCCCTGCCTACCTTGCTACCGGCTGCTACACTGGCCTGCTGAGCCCTAGAGAGTTGCTGTAATCAATACTTTACATTCACATAGAAGCAGGGATAACTTGAAATAGACCTCAGTGTAAATCCTTGTTCCCTACCATGGAAGGTGAATGTCtaaattgtgtttttaaaattactcaATCAAGCGATAATTGTAGGTTTTACTATAAAGCCTTTTCAAAGACATTATTTGCATCAAACATACTAATACtctgaggaaataaaactgctCATCTACATTTCCTAGCTGGATCTACATTTACACATCTGGGGATTAGTCTTGCCAGCCTTAACATATGCATAATGATATCCACAACAGTCCTCCTATCAGTAGCAGTAAGCATGGCCAAATGAGTAAATTCATATGGATGATTAAGTGTTTGCACAATCAAgggtctttaaaaaaagaaaaaatttttaaaatatttaaaatgcaaggcAAAGTTCAAGCATGACAAGACAGACAGATGTCAGAAAACAGTCTGCAGCATGATCATCGTCTTAGTTTACAGCTACCGCATAATACATCTCTCTAGCCTTTTGTCGAATCAGTGCTATCCCTGGGTGATTTCCAGGGGGAAACCAAGGCCAAAGTTTGGACTGGATTCCACAAATCTTGCTTGGTCAAGAGGCCCTTTTAGCAACAGCTTTCACAGAGCATGTGATTATGCAATGTCAGATTTTCCACACTCCTACTGGAGACCCGAGATTGAAATTCTAGGCTCTTACTCAGAAAGAAAGGTAAATATACACTTAATGTCAAGCACGTGAATAGTCTTAGTGATTGTCAAGCATCTCAAAGTAGGATCTTCAAACTTCAGTACAGGCTTAGGACCTTCACAGAGCTAGTTCTATGGAAGGGTCACACCAGAATTTCTGTATGTTCAAGAACAAGCTGCAGAGAAGAGCACTTTTGtctattctttttccttctttttcttttttaatcaaaactctTGGCATAAGACATATACTCAAGAAAGCCTGTTTTCTtgggagatttttctttaaaatcaagcTCTAGAAATGCTGCTCTAGTCTGCAGACAATAACTAAACACAGCAAAGACAAGAAACTAAGCAACTGCAATGTGCTTCTACAACAAGCCCTGTTCGCCCATTCAGCTCAGTACAGGTCCATAGCTTTAAAACCAGACTGCTTAGAAACGTGGTCAGTGGTGTTTAATAGCACCTATTAAATAACACTGCCTAATCAACAAGTAGGAAAAAGGACCCACCCATTAAAAATTCAACAGTTGCATCTCGAGCTGTTGAGATGAGGAACCACTGTATGAAGTAGCCCTCTACCAgactaatatatatatatatatatatctatctTCCAGGCATCTTCCCTCCCCTATCATTTTTGCATACAACGGAATTGCAGGAGACTGCATAAACCCCCAGATATAACTGACAGAAATTTGAGTACTCCAAACATATGCACGTGTTTTAAACACAAAGCACCTATATCCTGGGTGCTGAAGAAATAGGTAGGTTTCATACTACAGTAGATGGCATAGCAGACTCTGCTTTGCTGTAGCGCAAGCTCCCCCCTCCACTCTTGGTTCTAGCAAGGCAGGACAAGCTCTGAGATTCTTTGCTTAGGCCTGTATGGGAATTTATCCCAAACAGCATGACCGGTACAGCGAAGCACTGAGATCAGCACAAGACACAATTTCATTTAGTCAAAGGAGCTTTGTTCTGCATTCTCCAGCAGATTTGGtctcttttattaaaataaaaaattaaaaaaaaaaagaataataaaaaaaacccacagaaaacaaagccagaCTAGGCAGGATATATCAGACAGAGAGAAATGTCTCAGTGTCATAGCTCTGATGTTTCagatgcaagagaaaaatattttcacaactAGCTTACTGTATAGTATCCTGTAGATACATAATATTTGACAATTATAACAACTTTTATACTTTATGACCTAGAATATACTTCAGATcactaatgaaaaataaacccaTTCAAAGTACTGCAAAATAATGTGTATAACAATTTACTTTCAAACATAAGATGCAAGGTTCTTATgatggaattattttttatctttcaaaaatatctgtaagaaaatactattttacatACGTATATTACACAGTGAAATAAACTTTGTTATGTACAAGGTTTCAGTACTAAAGAAATAACAGCCAGGCATTTACTCATTGTCTAGATAACCTCAGTTCTGCTTCCTACCAgtcagtacaagagagaccttCCTTCATTCTTTTTAGGACAATTTCAGTGATCATTTCAGCTTTGAGTGGTTACTGGTTGTTGTATAAAACCTGTGCGCAGATGCCCACATATTAACCCTATCACAGTTCAGGCATGGATAGTTGTTATGCTTTTAAAGCAAGGTCGCACATCTATTTGGGAACCACAGCAACTTGAGTACAGCTGAAGTgcatactgaagaaaaatgtcattagtACAGACACCTGAGCTATAGCATTCTAAGGGAGTTTGGTGTTAAATTCTCCTTTGGAGTTGGGCATTACACAGCCCCAAAATTAGAGCATGGGAATACAGTGTATTTTGCATAACTCTAGAAGCTGCTGGTTTCTCCTCCTGAAGTGAGCACAAAGCAATCTTTCACAGcacagaagctttttttctagATTGTGTGTTTCAGGCACAACAATACAAAGCTATTTAGGCTGTATTGTGCTTTTATATTCAGGGAAGTTGCTTCATATAGTCTTAACTAACCAGAGCCAGTATCTACTTATTCTTGAATGGCAAACTTTGCTCTCATCTCAGAGGAGGAAAGGACATGGAGTACTTTGCAGTATAACTGTAAACAACTGCAGGGAAGACTATTTACTATGCCTCAAGCTTACATCACACCGTTAATTTTATGATTTAAATGAACAAGCTTATTTTCAAGTTCAGTTCATCACTACTGTGTCCTAGGGGTAGGAATTTCACATTAGAAACGGCCTTTGAATCAGTGTTTGCTCACACTCTTAAGATCCATGGACAAAGACATGTCAGTATTGTATTTGTGGGAAAATAGTTCAACAGCTGCATCGTTGAGAACAAGTTCAGGGAATATCCAAGGCAGGTAGCACCTTACTCCCCCCTCATGCTTAATAAAGGGCTCGTACAACAACTCTTAAGGCATTTCCTTGCTAATGCTATAGCTCAGTGCATACCATGAAgacttagcaaaaaaaaaaaaggggggggggggaaggcaaaAGTCCCAATGAAGTGGAAATTTGTTTGTggtaaggaaggaaaagaggaacaCCCAAATCCTGCCTATGCTGCCCTTCTATCCTGTGCTCCATCCTAGCGTTTCCTATGGCAGCTTTGTTTACTGTAGTGCATAACCTGTGATGGGCTCACGGCCAGGGCATCCAACCCACCCTCTTGAGGGACAGCTTGCTTGGACATTCTAGTGCATGTGACCAACCTGCTTCTACTGCCTCAATGTGTGCACCACTGTTATTGAGAGTTTTGCCATTTGCTTTAGGGGAATCCAAGCACCTCATGTGCTGGGGTTGAGCGTTGGCATAGTTCTGCACTGCCCTAGTATGAGTCCCACtacacacaagcacacagatTTCATGATCAGGATTGCaagctccctcctcccttggGACCATTCAGTGATAAATACATCCTCTGCTCTTGAAGCCATGCTGATAGCAGAGAAGGCACTCCTCTAGCCCACCTAGAAGTTCCTTTAAGGCAGCACTGGGCACATCAAAATCATTTCACTAAAATCAGTGGCAATTTCTCCCATATGCTTTTTTAGGGGGCTGGCTGAGAAGCCACAGAAGCCTTGCACCTGGAAATAGCAAACAGTTTGCTATAATGCCAACAGGAaccacagctgaagagaaacaggggcacaaaggaaaacaaagtccTCATGCTTCTTTGCTACCCTAGGTAATCATGCACGCAGAACTAGGTGACCATAACCTGGAAGTTGTTGGCTCCTTCTTAATAGTATTAAATACCCCTAACTTCTGCTGATAAATAGATGTTAAAGGCATTTAGCATCCTATAGGGCCAGGCCTATTGGCAGACAGCTGATGGAAAGACTACGCACACAGAggacagagaagggaaagaaatgggAGTGGAGAGGGGGTAGGATCGCCCTGAGTTTTATCCTATACAAGTCAGTGGTTTTAACCATCAAGCACTGAAGGAGTTAAGCACTAAAGCACAGACACTTAATCAgctttcccccttcctttcaCATGTGATTGGAATGAAGCTGCACTGAAGCAGCCCAAAGGGCTTATAACAGCTCAATTTCGCAGCCTTCAGTTTTAATCCCCATCACCCAGCCTAAGCAGCATGGTAGTGCTGAGGCTGCTACTCCACAGCAGTCCGAGCACCTGGATGAtgatcttcctcctcctcttcttcctcctcctctgcagcctgcaggtgGCTGGAGAGCTCCTGGATCACAGCAGCCCTACCAATCTGGtcatttctcctcttctccataATCAGATCCTCTAGGCTCTGAAACTCCAGCGTGTGGCTGCGCTTGTCACCCAGCCGGATCTGCAATCGGTAGGGCTGCTTGCCTATGCGCAGCTCCCCGCCGATTTTAAATTCCCGCTTGCCATACCGGCACCAAGCAGCAAAACACTCCGAGTTTCTCCAGCTCAAGTCCCGATCCTTGCAGCCCACCTGCTCCAGGGCGTTGCGCACCACAGTGGCTGGGCTCAGGGGTTTGTAGCGGTACAGCCGGTTGGCAATGCGGCCCCGTCTGCCCTGGCTGGCATCAGTCAGGAAGCTGTTCACTACCTCCAGCCTGTGCAGGTGCACAACTTGAAAATCCCCAACATAGACTACCCAATGTGGATACTGGGCCTGGCACACAAACTCCACCAAGTCACCCGGTTTGCATCTATTCAACAGGTTCTCTGGCGTATAGGTGCTCAGGTGCCCCCCACCTCCTTCATCACCCTCCTCTGGTAGTGTATCCTCATCGGAAAAGCTCTTCCGGTAGATGCACTCGTCCCGGTAATAGACGGAGCACTCCACCTCATGCAGCTGGGGATCGTACGGCTGCAAGGCAGGATGCTCGCCTCCCAGATCGTGCACCgaatcctgctgctgctccagctcaTCGTCGTCATTTGAGAAGATGTAAGACACCCCGATCCTGGGCCCCTCATCTCTGTCCATACCTGTCGGGTCAGCCGTGGGAACTTCCTTGTAGTTCAAATGGGTCAGCTTCTCCACCTGGTTCCCCATGCCCGCTGCAATGACAAACAACGGGGCCATGAAGGCTGGGAAGGTGGCAAGAGAGGCAGAGGGAGGCACGCAGCGGTGACCCAGGGTGTCTGCGGGGGTGTAGAGGGaacagaagagaggaggaaggagggtgaggaggaaggtgaggcAGCACTGCCACCTGTTAGCCAGCAGGAAGgatgaagaggaaggaggaaggtgCGGAAGCAGGCAGAAGAGGGGCAGGTACCGTGTCGGGCACTGTacccccctctcctcctctccccagcctcGAGGTCCAAGTCGGTGGCGGCAGAGTTGCGCGCTCCCCCACCCACCGGGCCACCGGCCAGGTGcgcctcccttcctcccctcctcctcctcctcccccgtCGCCTGCAAACTTACCCGGCGGGGAaggctgcgcggcgccgggagcggcTCTAGGGCGAGCTGGCGGCGGCcagggggctgccggggctgaGCGCGGAGCGCGGCTGGCGCATGGTCcccccgggccggccccgctccgcggcgctGCGCTCCCCGCGCAGCAGCAGCGCCCGTGCGCCGCGCTGCCGGCACTCGGGGCTGTGCAACAAGCGCCGGAGAGGCACGGCCAAGGGGAGGGAGGCTGGATCCGGCTGCGGACGCCCGGCGAGCGCTCAGCCCCCAGCATTTAAAGAggcagctctttttttttttttttttttttttttttttcctcccctgctctccctccccccgccgTTTCCTCCTCCCCGCACCTTTTCCCTTGCCTTTCTCCTACAAGCCCGGCGCTTTGCTCCCCTCCGAGGTTGATTTGCAAGCAgagggcggccgggcgggctcTCGGTACCGCGACTGCAAGGCTCTCCGCGGCGCCTGGCCGCAGgagtgtgtgtatacacacacgcacatgcacacgcacacatacacacgcacacgcacggAGGTggctgctgcgccgctgctccTTTAAGGGAGCGGTGCCGTAAAGCAGCCCGACCCGCCAGTTTGAGCAGCGCGGTTAGTAACTGGGAGCCGGAGTTTGCCCGGGACGGCACCGGGAGGCGATGCGGCCCTTCCCACCCTCTCCCCCCatatccccccccccggcggaGGGGCGAGCAGGGGCGCCGCTGCCGAGGGGCAAgcgcccgcccgcagcccctCTGCgccggccgctgccccccggGGGCGCCCGGAGCTGCCTCCTCGGGGCCCCGGGCAATAACCGGGAAGTTGTAGAGCGAGCAAAATCAAAGAGCCCGGCCCTCCCGGGCCGACTTAGTGCCTTATATTCCACCGTGAGCGAAGCGTGTAATtagttttattaatttcttttcttcccgACTCCAAGAGATCGCTCTCTTTTTCAATATAGAAGATTATGTTTCTTTCCCCCTGGAAAGGAATTATCAGAACTActgggaatatttttctttctgtttttggaGAATGCAGAacaatattctgctttttcattaaTGCCTAGTTAGCTTACTAGATGAGTTTATTATTCTTACTATTTTCACATATACTGGTAAATCCATACTGTTAAAATAGACTTTGTATAGCGAATTTATGGGAGCTAGGAGTAATGCCTTTaattttgtctcatttattCCCTTTGTCGGTTGGCTTGTAATTTATAAACCCAACTGCACACTGCTGTTTTGAGGATTCACTCAACATCAGCGAGTGAAGTAACAAGCGTAGTGTTACCAGGGTGCTGGGCACTGCCTACAAACTCAAAGAATATCATTTCCATCAGATTATACGCCTCTGTGATTTCAAATATAGACCTGCCctttgggggtggggagaaTAGCTGCTACTCCGGGGAGATGAGCACTGTGCTCTACCTGGGATGGTGGGGCAGGGAAGCACGCTCAGCCCAGAAGGAGGGGACAGGTGGCTGGACTGAGACCTGTTTGTTTGGAATTCAGCTCCTGGCTCTGTCTACGTTAATGTTTTAGTTCTCGTCAGGGGTATGTGTGCTTTTGAAGGGAATTTCCCAGCCCcctacacacagacacacagataCACAGACACGCAATGCAAACTGGATTCCTTTCACATTAAACTAAACTAGATGTACTCCAGCTACAGCATCAGACTAAGGCT
It encodes the following:
- the LRATD2 gene encoding protein LRATD2; protein product: MGNQVEKLTHLNYKEVPTADPTGMDRDEGPRIGVSYIFSNDDDELEQQQDSVHDLGGEHPALQPYDPQLHEVECSVYYRDECIYRKSFSDEDTLPEEGDEGGGGHLSTYTPENLLNRCKPGDLVEFVCQAQYPHWVVYVGDFQVVHLHRLEVVNSFLTDASQGRRGRIANRLYRYKPLSPATVVRNALEQVGCKDRDLSWRNSECFAAWCRYGKREFKIGGELRIGKQPYRLQIRLGDKRSHTLEFQSLEDLIMEKRRNDQIGRAAVIQELSSHLQAAEEEEEEEEEDHHPGARTAVE